One window from the genome of Candidatus Binatia bacterium encodes:
- a CDS encoding glutathione S-transferase family protein has translation MDTPVLWHIPLSHFSEKVRWALDYKGIGHRRRVLGSDYLIRAWRATGQGKLPILWLDGHALADSTRIIAALEERYPEPPLYPQDPTARKRALELEDDLDETLGPALRAAVVTPLFASDPDIALRVLTTGMPDEAYGRLRPLLRIFPSFYRWRHKVSAANLAKDRGVVAAALDRIEKERQGRAFLVGGAFSIADLTAAALLSVLLQPPEIQYPLQVELPSYLQDYRATLLRHPAAQWALGIYRLHRGRTAEVPARTGRA, from the coding sequence ATGGATACCCCGGTTCTCTGGCACATCCCGCTATCGCATTTCAGTGAGAAGGTTCGCTGGGCGCTCGACTACAAGGGCATCGGACACCGCCGCCGCGTGCTGGGCTCCGACTACCTGATCCGCGCGTGGCGCGCGACGGGCCAGGGCAAGCTGCCGATCTTGTGGCTCGATGGCCACGCCCTCGCCGATTCCACGCGGATCATCGCTGCGCTCGAAGAGCGTTACCCGGAGCCGCCTCTCTACCCGCAGGACCCCACCGCACGAAAACGCGCCCTCGAACTGGAGGACGATCTTGACGAGACGCTTGGCCCGGCGCTGCGCGCGGCAGTCGTAACTCCCCTTTTCGCGAGCGATCCGGATATCGCGCTGCGGGTGCTGACGACAGGCATGCCCGACGAGGCTTACGGAAGACTGCGCCCGTTGCTCCGGATTTTCCCGTCTTTCTACCGTTGGCGTCACAAGGTAAGCGCCGCCAACCTGGCGAAGGACCGCGGCGTCGTCGCGGCGGCACTCGACCGCATCGAAAAGGAGCGGCAGGGCCGCGCGTTTCTGGTCGGCGGGGCTTTCAGCATCGCCGATCTCACGGCCGCGGCGCTGCTGAGCGTTCTGCTGCAGCCGCCCGAGATCCAGTATCCGCTGCAGGTCGAGCTGCCATCGTACCTGCAGGACTATCGCGCCACGCTGCTGCGACATCCGGCTGCGCAGTGGGCGCTTGGCATCTATCGCCTGCATCGCGGACGCACTGCGGAAGTTCCCGCGCGAACAGGCAGGGCGTAG
- a CDS encoding META domain-containing protein, which produces MSMAQMQIDKTGGPQAPAVAPTGATTPGSPLGREWIFTQVNGYDGALPPSPDDASFVMGRENGRMVGSTSCNPMTAAFEIDLTAGTLRFSNLTNGQAMCSEQQSSTEDAVTDALIATDAFRYSGNSLILMSKGNEVANLTSAAGVHLTAP; this is translated from the coding sequence ATGTCCATGGCGCAGATGCAGATCGACAAGACCGGAGGTCCGCAGGCGCCGGCCGTGGCACCAACCGGCGCGACAACACCGGGCTCTCCTCTCGGCAGGGAATGGATCTTCACGCAGGTCAATGGTTACGACGGCGCGCTGCCACCGTCGCCGGACGACGCGAGCTTCGTCATGGGCAGGGAGAACGGTCGCATGGTCGGCTCCACATCGTGCAATCCGATGACGGCCGCGTTCGAGATCGATCTCACCGCCGGCACACTGCGCTTCTCGAACCTCACGAACGGACAAGCCATGTGCAGTGAGCAGCAGTCGTCGACAGAAGATGCGGTCACCGACGCGCTGATCGCCACCGACGCGTTTCGTTACAGCGGGAACAGCCTGATCCTGATGTCCAAGGGGAACGAGGTCGCGAACCTGACGTCTGCCGCCGGAGTGCACCTCACGGCCCCGTAG
- a CDS encoding MAPEG family protein, protein MTVTPLYAGALAIWFAVLSLRVIQGRVGPAGPSLGDGGDAAMLRRIRGHANFAEYVPLILVLMALLELNGEPKWVLHALGSTLLVARLLHGYAFSFTQQFAPGRTGGAVLTLVLLLVSGAMCLRAGLAAL, encoded by the coding sequence ATGACGGTCACGCCGCTTTACGCAGGTGCACTCGCAATCTGGTTCGCCGTTCTGAGTCTCCGGGTGATCCAGGGGCGGGTCGGTCCGGCAGGGCCGAGCCTCGGGGACGGCGGGGACGCCGCGATGCTTCGCCGCATCCGCGGCCACGCGAACTTTGCCGAGTACGTGCCGCTGATCCTCGTGCTGATGGCGCTGCTGGAACTGAACGGCGAGCCGAAGTGGGTGCTGCACGCCCTCGGCTCGACGCTGCTGGTCGCAAGACTGCTGCACGGCTATGCGTTTTCGTTCACGCAGCAGTTCGCACCCGGACGCACGGGCGGCGCGGTGCTCACGCTGGTCCTGTTGCTCGTGAGCGGCGCCATGTGCCTGCGTGCCGGTCTCGCGGCGCTGTAG